One part of the Mya arenaria isolate MELC-2E11 chromosome 3, ASM2691426v1 genome encodes these proteins:
- the LOC128226952 gene encoding protocadherin beta-6-like, whose product MESAESLSCFVCVFAYLINYSDSLLYSIPEALPQDHLIGNIAKDYDIRSKVSEENFRNLEYFFLDLEAEHLKYFSIDSKSSDLKVNEPMDYETVCQFSSTQSCTFILEVASRSSLDTSFLKISVTIELLDINDNPPKFSSTSVTLQFSESDVVGTKLPLDRATDSDSANFSVGHYELQPIGVPFHIEEIDDELNLVLEYALDRETVSAYLLELIAFDKGEPPLNGSIVVNVDVLDANDNKPKFSKEKYTVTINENVTVNEVILTVNATDKDLNENAEIFYSISTNQAQNVMNKFAVNETTGDVYIKSKIVYTSDEPIKVTILAKDGGARPQTASVIVEVTVEDSVNVQPEISLNLLSTSGSAEASEYASIGSVVAYFKVFDPDGGRNGLIDCTVESEQFEKQGLDSKEYKVIVISPLDREVADKHNVSIVCHDLGVPQLSVSANFTVDVLDENDNAPKFTQESYESSIKENNNEGYAIVQVHAKDADEGKNADVAYYIDPSNRTDFDINALSGLITASKSFDREERSEYKILVTAVDSGNPQMSSSIIVTLTIQDENDNSPVFEKEIFEYYIPESDGKVNTVLGTVLGKITATDSDLGGNAYVMFSMVGNLTEMPFDVLPDGTVKTKSELDREQNEKYIFQVMAIDNGREVRRSSVVNVTVHVTDINDNYPFIVYPNDESFVKRITYQTPAKTQIMKIDAKDNDFDKNAALLYRINSRNDSSKFEIGRQGEILVARRLEETDIDTYFLDISVSDQGNPPKSTSTIIRIEVLAKNVTAVAAMADGKESGNIVIAAVVISVTVVFAIGITVIIFLVKRRGDIKRKFFERPTTVQNSSPDRLDNFAPTVLANGNTQKVFHNGHVPRLLPTAPSPDVTDSKPYKDVKFQETVHVREKSFDSTMESTHEQQTVEKHRLASLRLQQAFIQNSGKQWTSQSELPCDMGKDGKRQEDHHSDLSAETATYDSGMGGSVSDTGDIRLNQLQQIVRQSGRRGKPPHKSHGGHFSSPTNAPKIIARGHSNGTNMAPERPPPLKNNPYRNMTSPHKMHSATTNMPHLSPPISPVPFITSSPTPCSMNQNSFITAPSPTKYMTEKLSPTRHSPSKNTVQDLLMYKNFQNGLRHTNRRQIVDESVDTTQFDDDDSTTSGSYYIDNTVEDWKQSHPPISDIYV is encoded by the exons ATGGAGTCTGCAGAAAGTCTTTCTTGCTTTGTATGCGTTTTTGCATACTTGATTAACTACTCAGACAGCCTTTTATACTCCATCCCAGAGGCCCTTCCGCAAGACCACTTGATCGGAAACATCGCGAAGGACTATGATATAAGGTCAAAAGTCAGTGAGGAAAATTTTCGAAATTTGGAATATTTCTTTTTGGACTTGGAAGctgaacatttgaaatatttctcgATTGATTCCAAATCAAGTGACCTAAAAGTTAATGAACCAATGGATTATGAAACTGTTTGTCAATTTTCTTCGACACAGTCTTGCACGTTTATCTTAGAAGTGGCTTCTAGGAGTTCTTTggacacatcatttttaaaaatctcTGTGACTATTGAATTACTGGATATTAATGACAATCCTCCAAAATTTTCATCTACTTCAGTGACTTTACAATTTTCGGAATCTGACGTGGTTGGAACTAAATTACCATTAGATCGAGCGACAGATTCAGACAGTGCAAATTTTTCAGTTGGACATTACGAATTACAACCAATTGGCGTTCCTTTTCATATTGAAGAAATAGATGACGAACTGAACCTTGTCTTGGAATATGCTCTTGATAGAGAAACTGTCAGTGCCTATTTACTGGAATTGATTGCATTTGACAAAGGCGAACCTCCTTTGAATGGATCGATAGTTGTTAACGTTGACGTCTTGGATGCTAATGATAACAAGCCTAAGTTTAGTAAAGAAAAGTACACAGTGActattaatgaaaatgttacaGTAAATGAAGTGATTTTGACAGTCAATGCCACAGATAaagatttgaatgaaaatgctGAGATCTTTTACAGCATTAGCACAAACCAAGCGCAGAATGTTATGAACAAATTTGCTGTAAATGAAACCACCGGGGATGTGTATATTAAAAGTAAGATAGTATACACCTCTGATGAGCCAATCAAGGTCACAATTCTTGCCAAAGATGGTGGTGCCAGACCGCAAACTGCTTCAGTCATTGTGGAAGTCACTGTTGAAGACTCCGTTAATGTTCAACCAGAAATTTCTCTCAATCTGCTTTCCACGTCAGGATCAGCTGAAGCCTCCGAGTATGCAAGTATTGGTTCCGTTGTGGCCTACTTTAAAGTATTTGATCCAGATGGTGGACGAAATGGACTCATCGACTGTACTGTGGAAAGTGAGCAGTTCGAAAAACAGGGACTCGACTCTAAGGAGTATAAAGTCATAGTGATTAGTCCACTTGATAGAGAAGTTGCTGACAAACATAATGTATCCATAGTTTGTCATGATCTGGGGGTACCACAGTTGTCTGTTTCTGCGAATTTCACTGTTGATGTACTTGATGAGAATGATAATGCTCCAAAGTTTACACAGGAATCTTACGAGTCttcaattaaagaaaataacaatgaagGGTATGCGATCGTGCAAGTACACGCTAAAGATGCTGATGAAGGTAAAAATGCAGATGTTGCTTATTACATTGATCCATCAAATAGAACAGACTTTGACATCAACGCTCTATCCGGGCTTATAACTGCAAGTAAAAGTTTTGACAGGGAAGAAAGATCTGAATACAAAATTCTTGTAACAGCAGTTGATTCTGGGAATCCTCAGATGTCTTCATCAATTATTGTGACTTTGACAATACAAGACGAAAATGACAATAGTCCTGTGTTTgaaaaggaaatatttgaatactATATTCCAGAAAGTGATGGAAAAGTTAACACTGTTTTAGGAACTGTTCTTGGTAAGATTACTGCTACTGATTCGGATCTTGGTGGTAATGCTTACGTGATGTTCAGTATGGTTGGAAATTTAACTGAAATGCCTTTTGATGTTTTACCTGACGGAACAGTTAAAACTAAGAGCGAGTTGGATAGGGAACAGAATGAAAAGTACATTTTCCAAGTTATGGCTATTGACAATGGCCGTGAAGTGCGTAGAAGCAGTGTTGTAAATGTTACTGTGCATGTTACtgatattaatgataattatcCTTTCATCGTTTATCCAAATGATGAAAGCTTCGTGAAACGCATAACATACCAAACTCCAGCTAAAACGCAGATTATGAAAATAGATGCAAAGGATAATGACTTTGACAAAAATGCTGCTCTCCTTTACAGAATAAACTCAAGGAATGATTCTAGCAAGTTTGAAATTGGTCGTCAAGGAGAAATATTGGTTGCTAGGAGATTGGAGGAAACTGACATTGATACGTATTTCTTGGACATATCTGTGTCTGACCAAGGTAATCCTCCGAAATCCACCTCGACGATCATCCGCATTGAAGTGTTGGCAAAGAACGTTACTGCAGTAGCAGCAATGGCAGATGGGAAAGAAAGCGGCAACATTGTAATTGCCGCAGTTGTTATATCAGTGACTGTCGTGTTTGCTATTGGAATAACAGTGATAATATTTCTAGTAAAAAGACGCGGtgatattaaaagaaaattcttTGAAAGGCCAACAACTGTTCAAAACAGTAGTCCAGATAGACTTGATAATTTTGCACCTACTGTATTAGCGAATGGGAATACCCAGAAAGTATTTCACAATGGGCACGTGCCAAGATTGCTTCCAACTGCGCCATCCCCAGATGTTACAGACTCAAAGCCGTACAAGGATGTAAAGTTTCAG GAGACGGTACATGTCCGGGAGAAAAGCTTCGACTCTACGATGGAATCGACCCATGAGCAGCAGACAGTTGAGAAACATAGACTGGCGTCCCTTCGACTACAGCAAGCGTTCATACAGAATTCTGGAAAACAGTGGACCAGTCAGTCCGAG CTTCCGTGTGACATGGGAAAGGATGGAAAGCGACAGGAGGATCACCATAGCGATCTGTCTGCGGAGACGGCAACATATGACAGCGGCATGGGTGGCAGTGTTTCCGATACAG gAGATATCCGACTTAACCAGCTACAGCAGATTGTTCGTCAAAGTGGGCGACGAGGGAAACCGCCGCATAAATCGCATGGTGGCCATTTCTCGTCTCCAACCAATGCCCCAAAAATCATCGCTAGAGGACACTCAAACGGAACCAATATGGCGCCAGAGCGACCTCCACCATTGAAGAACAACCCATACAGAAATATGACATCACCGCATAAAATGCATTCAGCAACAACAAATATGCCGCACCTATCTCCGCCAATAAGCCCCGTACCTTTTATAACATCGAGTCCAACTCCGTGTAGCATGaatcaaaacagttttataacaGCGCCATCACCGACAAAATATATGACAGAAAAACTTAGTCCTACGAGACATTCGCCATCAAAAAATACAGTGCAGGACTTGTTAATGtacaaaaactttcaaaatggcCTCCGACATACAAATCGTAGGCAAATTGTGGATGAGTCGGTGGATACGACGCAGTTTGACGATGATGACAGTACGACGTCAGGGAGTTATTACATTGATAATACAGTGGAGGACTGGAAACAGAGTCATCCTCCCATCAGCGATATCTACGTCTGA